A stretch of the Dechloromonas sp. TW-R-39-2 genome encodes the following:
- the ispC gene encoding 1-deoxy-D-xylulose-5-phosphate reductoisomerase, with translation MKMQNITVLGATGSIGVSTLDVIRRHPDRYRAFALCAHSQVDKLFEQCLEFKPRFAVLRDAALAGDLRQRCQAAGLATEVLYGVDALIELSSLPEVDAVMAAIVGAAGLEPTLAAARAGKKIMLANKEVLVMAGELFMHAVREHGATLLPVDSEHNAIFQALPADFSRGLSACGVRRILLTASGGPFRNTPLEALSNVTPEQACAHPNWVMGRKISVDSATMMNKGLEVIEAHWLFAASPASIQVVVHPQSVIHSAVEYADGSVLAQLGNPDMRTPIAYSLAYPERIDAGVEPLDLFRIGRLDFSEPDFQRFRCLQLAYDVLNQGGTASAILNAANEIAVDAFLSRKLPFLGIARLNEAVLNALPAGPEGSLADVLEADANARALATKMVLEQRFA, from the coding sequence ATGAAAATGCAAAATATCACCGTGCTGGGCGCCACTGGATCGATTGGCGTCAGTACTCTCGACGTCATTCGACGCCATCCGGATCGATATCGGGCCTTTGCGCTGTGTGCGCATAGTCAGGTCGATAAGCTGTTCGAGCAATGTCTGGAGTTCAAGCCGCGTTTTGCCGTATTGCGCGATGCTGCCCTGGCGGGTGACTTGCGTCAGCGCTGCCAGGCTGCCGGGCTTGCCACTGAAGTGTTGTACGGTGTTGATGCGCTGATCGAGCTTTCTTCGCTGCCCGAAGTCGATGCTGTCATGGCGGCGATTGTCGGTGCTGCGGGCCTTGAGCCGACACTGGCCGCTGCGCGCGCCGGTAAAAAAATCATGCTGGCCAACAAGGAAGTGCTGGTCATGGCCGGCGAATTGTTCATGCACGCGGTGCGCGAACATGGCGCGACGCTTCTTCCGGTCGACAGCGAACACAATGCCATTTTCCAGGCATTGCCGGCTGATTTCTCGCGTGGACTGAGTGCTTGCGGCGTACGCCGGATTTTGCTGACCGCCTCGGGAGGCCCTTTCCGCAATACGCCGCTTGAGGCGTTGTCGAATGTCACGCCCGAACAGGCGTGTGCACACCCGAATTGGGTGATGGGGCGGAAGATTTCAGTCGACTCGGCAACGATGATGAACAAGGGATTGGAGGTCATCGAGGCGCATTGGCTGTTTGCTGCTTCGCCAGCATCCATTCAGGTTGTGGTGCATCCGCAGAGTGTGATTCATTCGGCGGTTGAGTATGCCGACGGTTCCGTGCTGGCTCAATTGGGTAATCCGGATATGCGGACTCCGATCGCTTATTCGCTGGCATACCCCGAGCGGATTGATGCTGGCGTCGAGCCGCTTGATTTATTCAGGATCGGCCGGCTAGATTTCTCAGAACCCGATTTTCAGCGTTTCCGTTGTTTGCAGCTGGCATACGATGTTCTCAATCAAGGTGGAACAGCATCCGCCATCCTGAATGCCGCCAACGAGATTGCGGTCGACGCTTTCCTGTCCCGGAAATTGCCTTTCCTGGGAATCGCCCGGCTCAATGAGGCTGTGCTGAATGCCTTGCCGGCCGGTCCGGAGGGAAGTCTGGCAGATGTGCTGGAGGCCGATGCCAATGCTCGTGCGCTGGCAACGAAAATGGTTCTGGAACAGCGCTTCGCGTGA
- the rseP gene encoding RIP metalloprotease RseP, which translates to MSNFLFYLAAFVLVLAVLIAVHELGHYLAARFCGVKVLRFSLGFGKVLWQKRCGADRTEWAVSIFPLGGYVKMLDEREGDVPADELHRTFNRQTVGRRSLIVVAGPLANFVLAILLYWVTFMTGNQELLPVLGMPAAGTPAAMAGINNGDQVRALDGQPVATWNDLRWALLQKTVEQESVELEVINEQQEISVRRLALSAASDKGWEGDALERLGINFYRPKLPPVIGKVLGGGIAERAGLLSGDRILAVDGQPISTWYELVVKIRDSDGRLLHFEVQRPSGQLMLDVQPELVSEHGRSVGKIGIGVAETGEAHREVRAFVRYDFFKAGSKALVETWDKSVFSLVMMGKMLTGEVSWKNLSGPVTIADYAGQSAKLGFDYYIKFMALVSISLGVLNLLPVPVLDGGHLMYHMIEVVRRRPLSERAMEIGQRVGMSLLFILMAFAFFNDLNRLFFG; encoded by the coding sequence GTGAGTAATTTCCTGTTTTATCTTGCTGCCTTTGTGCTCGTTCTGGCTGTTCTTATTGCCGTTCACGAGTTGGGCCATTACCTGGCGGCGCGGTTCTGTGGTGTCAAGGTTCTTCGTTTTTCCCTTGGTTTCGGCAAGGTTCTCTGGCAAAAGCGCTGCGGGGCTGATCGTACCGAATGGGCAGTCAGCATTTTCCCCTTGGGGGGATACGTCAAGATGCTTGACGAGCGAGAGGGCGATGTCCCCGCCGACGAGCTGCACCGTACGTTTAATCGCCAAACGGTCGGTCGGCGCAGTCTGATTGTTGTTGCCGGACCTCTGGCGAATTTTGTACTGGCCATCCTGCTTTACTGGGTGACATTCATGACCGGGAACCAGGAGTTGTTGCCGGTTCTCGGGATGCCAGCCGCCGGAACCCCGGCTGCCATGGCTGGCATCAACAATGGCGATCAGGTTCGCGCACTCGATGGTCAGCCAGTAGCAACCTGGAATGATTTGCGCTGGGCTTTGCTGCAAAAAACGGTGGAGCAGGAAAGCGTTGAACTTGAAGTCATCAATGAGCAGCAGGAAATCAGTGTGCGTCGTCTTGCCTTGTCGGCAGCTTCCGACAAGGGCTGGGAAGGGGACGCGCTTGAGCGCCTCGGGATTAATTTTTATCGTCCCAAGCTGCCGCCGGTGATTGGCAAGGTCCTCGGTGGCGGTATCGCTGAGCGGGCTGGTCTGCTGAGCGGAGACCGCATTCTCGCCGTCGATGGTCAGCCAATTTCAACCTGGTATGAACTGGTTGTGAAAATTCGTGACTCCGATGGCCGTCTACTGCATTTCGAGGTCCAGCGGCCGTCCGGTCAACTGATGCTTGATGTTCAGCCTGAGCTGGTTTCCGAGCACGGTCGTAGCGTGGGAAAAATTGGTATTGGTGTGGCTGAGACAGGGGAGGCGCATCGCGAGGTGCGTGCATTTGTCCGTTATGATTTCTTCAAAGCGGGAAGCAAGGCGCTGGTTGAAACTTGGGATAAGTCTGTATTCAGCCTGGTCATGATGGGCAAAATGTTGACGGGAGAGGTTTCGTGGAAGAACCTTTCCGGTCCGGTCACTATCGCAGACTACGCCGGTCAGTCAGCCAAGCTTGGATTCGACTATTACATCAAGTTCATGGCACTGGTCAGCATCAGTCTTGGTGTGCTGAATCTGCTGCCTGTCCCGGTGCTTGATGGTGGGCATTTGATGTATCATATGATTGAAGTCGTCAGGCGCAGGCCGTTATCCGAGCGTGCGATGGAGATAGGACAGCGAGTTGGAATGTCCCTTCTTTTTATCCTGATGGCTTTCGCATTTTTTAACGACCTGAACCGCCTGTTTTTCGGCTGA
- the bamA gene encoding outer membrane protein assembly factor BamA, translating to MKKSLLSVLIASVFAMPALAFEPFAVKDIRVEGIQRTEAGTVFSYLPVKVGDTLDDEKAAQSIKALFATGFFKDVRIEVDGNVMVVVLQERPAIAQLDFVGLKEFDKDVIVKALKETGIAEGRIFDRALLEKAEQELKRQYLTRGKYGVNITTTVTPLERNRVGINFNIEEGAAAKIKQINFVGAKAFTETELLKQFELTTPGWLTWYTKNDQYSRQKLSADLEKLKSFYMNQGYLEFAVESTQVSISPDKQDVYITANLNEGDRYQVSSVKLAGDFTLSEAELRKLVTVKAGDVFSRERLNDSTKAIADRLGKEGYAFANVNASPEIDKEKRKVAFTIFVDPGKRVYVRRINVTGNTKTRDEVIRREIRQMEGGWYDADRVTTSKQRLDKLGFFTEVAVETPAVPGTADQLDVNLNVVEKPTGNLMLGLGTSSTDKVILSASVAQNNFLGSGNNVAIQVNSAKSYRTYVFSYTNPYFTLDGISQGFDVYHRTVNTTSTAIATYSSASTGGGLRFGFPIGEKESLSFGVGLDTTSITTYSDSPQYYKDFVKEFGDTNLSIPVTANWVSDGKDSYFFPTKGTFQKAGIEVAVPGGDLTYYRASYQLQQYVPLNKVFTIMLNGEVGYADGFGGNGLPFYKNFYGGGVASVRGYKTSSLGPITTDSNGSQYRIGGNRRLVGNAELLWSVPGMEKNFRMGWFFDAGQVYGKGETMAVSDLRYSTGLSAAWVSPIGPLKFSYGMPINKQDTDKTESFQFQLGTTF from the coding sequence ATGAAAAAATCCCTGTTGTCAGTCCTGATCGCCAGCGTTTTTGCCATGCCCGCGCTGGCATTCGAACCCTTTGCGGTCAAGGACATCCGTGTTGAAGGGATACAGCGTACCGAAGCTGGTACCGTGTTCAGCTATTTGCCGGTCAAGGTTGGCGATACGCTGGATGACGAAAAAGCTGCACAGTCGATCAAGGCCCTGTTTGCGACCGGGTTTTTCAAGGACGTTCGCATCGAGGTCGATGGGAACGTCATGGTTGTCGTCCTGCAGGAACGACCGGCAATTGCCCAACTCGATTTTGTCGGCCTGAAAGAATTCGACAAGGACGTCATCGTCAAGGCGCTCAAGGAGACCGGGATTGCCGAAGGGCGGATTTTCGACCGTGCTTTGCTTGAAAAGGCCGAGCAGGAACTGAAGCGGCAATACCTGACTCGCGGCAAGTACGGTGTGAATATCACGACCACCGTGACGCCGCTCGAGCGCAACCGGGTCGGTATCAACTTCAATATCGAAGAAGGTGCTGCCGCCAAGATCAAACAAATCAATTTTGTCGGTGCCAAGGCGTTCACCGAGACAGAGTTGCTCAAGCAATTTGAACTGACCACGCCGGGTTGGTTGACGTGGTACACGAAGAATGACCAGTATTCCCGCCAGAAGCTTTCTGCTGACCTGGAAAAGCTGAAGTCGTTCTACATGAATCAGGGGTATCTGGAATTTGCCGTTGAATCAACGCAGGTTTCCATTTCTCCGGACAAGCAGGATGTATACATCACTGCCAATCTGAATGAAGGCGATCGCTACCAGGTGTCGTCAGTCAAGTTGGCGGGTGATTTCACCCTGAGCGAAGCTGAACTGCGCAAGTTGGTGACAGTCAAGGCGGGCGATGTTTTTTCTCGCGAACGCCTGAATGATTCGACCAAGGCCATTGCCGATCGTCTGGGCAAGGAAGGTTATGCCTTCGCTAATGTCAATGCCTCCCCGGAAATCGACAAGGAAAAGCGCAAGGTTGCTTTCACCATTTTCGTTGATCCGGGCAAGCGGGTTTATGTGCGGCGGATCAATGTGACCGGCAATACCAAAACGCGAGATGAAGTTATCCGCCGTGAAATCCGCCAGATGGAAGGCGGTTGGTATGATGCAGACCGTGTTACGACCTCCAAGCAGCGTCTTGACAAGCTGGGCTTCTTCACCGAAGTGGCTGTTGAGACACCTGCTGTGCCGGGAACTGCCGACCAGCTTGATGTCAATCTCAACGTGGTTGAGAAGCCAACCGGAAACTTGATGCTTGGCCTTGGTACCTCGAGCACGGACAAGGTAATTCTTTCGGCATCCGTGGCGCAAAACAATTTTCTCGGTAGTGGCAATAATGTTGCCATCCAGGTCAATTCTGCCAAGTCGTACCGGACTTACGTATTCTCATACACCAATCCTTATTTCACGCTGGATGGCATCAGCCAGGGGTTCGATGTCTATCACCGTACGGTGAACACAACGTCAACGGCAATTGCTACCTATAGCTCGGCGTCGACTGGCGGTGGATTGCGTTTCGGTTTCCCGATCGGCGAAAAGGAATCGCTGAGTTTCGGCGTTGGTCTTGATACCACATCGATTACGACTTATAGCGATAGTCCTCAGTACTACAAGGATTTCGTCAAGGAATTCGGGGATACCAATCTCTCCATTCCTGTGACTGCGAACTGGGTGAGTGACGGTAAGGACAGCTATTTTTTCCCAACCAAGGGTACCTTCCAGAAGGCCGGTATCGAAGTTGCCGTGCCGGGTGGTGACCTGACTTACTACCGTGCCAGCTATCAGTTGCAGCAGTATGTTCCCTTGAACAAGGTCTTTACGATCATGCTCAATGGTGAAGTCGGTTATGCGGATGGATTCGGTGGAAACGGTTTGCCGTTCTACAAGAACTTTTACGGCGGTGGCGTTGCTTCTGTTCGCGGCTACAAGACATCGAGTCTTGGTCCCATCACGACCGATTCCAATGGTTCGCAATATCGCATCGGCGGTAATCGGCGCTTGGTTGGTAACGCTGAACTGCTCTGGAGCGTTCCGGGCATGGAGAAGAATTTCCGTATGGGCTGGTTCTTTGATGCAGGCCAGGTCTACGGCAAGGGTGAAACGATGGCAGTCAGCGATTTGCGTTACTCTACGGGTCTGTCCGCAGCTTGGGTTTCGCCGATTGGTCCGTTAAAGTTCAGTTATGGTATGCCCATCAACAAGCAGGATACGGACAAGACCGAGTCTTTCCAGTTCCAGCTGGGTACCACTTTTTGA
- a CDS encoding OmpH family outer membrane protein, with translation MSALFVTGASAAELKVGYVNTQRIFRDAPAAQKAAKKLEGEFAKRDQDLQRMAKQLQGLQENLEKNSVTMAESDRRAKEKEFGELSREFQRKQREFREDLNLRQNEENAAVIEKANKAIKQIAESDKYDLILQDVVWVSPKLDITERVIKALAEGK, from the coding sequence ATGTCTGCCTTGTTTGTCACGGGTGCGAGTGCAGCCGAGTTGAAGGTCGGTTACGTCAATACGCAGCGCATTTTCCGTGATGCACCCGCTGCCCAGAAGGCAGCCAAGAAGCTTGAAGGTGAGTTTGCCAAGCGGGATCAGGATTTGCAGCGTATGGCCAAGCAATTGCAAGGGCTGCAGGAAAATCTCGAGAAAAACTCTGTCACCATGGCTGAAAGCGACCGCCGCGCCAAGGAAAAAGAGTTTGGCGAGTTGTCGCGCGAATTCCAGCGCAAACAGCGTGAATTCCGTGAAGACCTGAATCTGCGTCAGAACGAAGAGAACGCTGCGGTGATCGAGAAGGCCAACAAGGCCATCAAGCAGATCGCTGAGTCCGACAAATACGACCTGATTCTTCAGGATGTAGTCTGGGTCAGCCCCAAGCTGGACATCACCGAGCGCGTGATCAAGGCACTTGCTGAAGGCAAGTAA
- the lpxD gene encoding UDP-3-O-(3-hydroxymyristoyl)glucosamine N-acyltransferase gives MPAARGVALSLAEIAALLGGDVFGDAKTVIHQVATLASAGEGEIGFLANLKYKSQLQTTRAAAVIVAPEFADSIDRPRIVTANPYAYYARVATLLNPRSSLSPGIHPSACSASAVPASASIGPQVSIGFGVVLGENVTIHAGCVIADDVKIGDGCVLYPNVSIYQGCEIGCNTILHSGVVIGADGFGFAPDKGEWVKIPQIGRVIIGNDVEIGASTTVDRGALDDTVIGDGCKIDNQIQIGHNCIIGKHCVIAACAAIAGSVTLQDKVIVGGAAMIAGHVTIASGAVISGGSLVMKNITRPGQYTSVFPLEEHGNWLHNAAQIRHLAKLAERVSELEKKLKNINVEG, from the coding sequence ATGCCTGCAGCCCGGGGTGTTGCTCTTTCCCTGGCTGAAATCGCCGCCCTTTTGGGCGGCGATGTATTTGGTGATGCCAAAACGGTGATCCATCAGGTTGCTACACTGGCCTCTGCCGGTGAGGGCGAAATTGGCTTTCTGGCCAACCTGAAATACAAAAGCCAATTGCAGACGACGCGTGCTGCAGCCGTCATTGTCGCGCCCGAGTTCGCCGATTCTATCGATCGGCCACGTATCGTTACGGCAAATCCGTACGCTTACTATGCGCGCGTTGCCACCTTGCTTAATCCACGCTCCTCGTTGTCGCCAGGGATTCATCCGAGTGCATGCTCAGCATCTGCTGTGCCGGCTTCGGCGAGCATTGGGCCGCAGGTCAGCATCGGTTTCGGTGTGGTGCTTGGCGAGAACGTGACGATTCATGCCGGCTGTGTGATTGCCGATGATGTGAAAATCGGTGATGGTTGCGTGTTGTACCCCAATGTCAGCATTTATCAGGGATGTGAAATCGGATGTAATACGATTCTCCATTCCGGTGTCGTTATCGGGGCAGATGGATTTGGCTTTGCACCGGACAAAGGGGAATGGGTCAAGATTCCTCAAATCGGCCGGGTGATTATCGGGAATGATGTTGAAATCGGGGCCAGTACCACGGTCGACCGCGGTGCGCTTGACGATACGGTGATCGGTGATGGTTGCAAGATTGATAACCAGATTCAGATCGGCCATAACTGCATCATCGGCAAGCACTGCGTCATCGCTGCCTGTGCGGCAATCGCCGGCAGTGTGACCTTGCAGGACAAGGTAATCGTTGGCGGTGCGGCAATGATTGCAGGGCACGTGACGATTGCTTCCGGTGCGGTAATTTCCGGCGGCTCCCTGGTAATGAAGAACATCACCAGGCCTGGGCAATACACCAGCGTTTTTCCGCTGGAAGAGCATGGCAACTGGCTGCACAACGCAGCTCAGATCAGGCATCTCGCCAAGTTGGCCGAGCGTGTCTCCGAACTTGAGAAAAAACTTAAAAATATTAATGTAGAGGGTTGA
- the fabZ gene encoding 3-hydroxyacyl-ACP dehydratase FabZ codes for MDIHEILEHLPHRYPFLLVDRVVNVEAGKSIHAYKNITMNEPYFVGHFPHHPVMPGVLIMEALAQAAGILSFKTMESKPDPNSVFYFVGIDECRFKKPVMPGDQLHLHVEILRQMRGIWKYKAEARVDGQVVAEATLMCAKRDV; via the coding sequence ATGGATATTCATGAAATTCTAGAGCACCTGCCGCATCGTTATCCCTTCCTGCTCGTCGACCGTGTGGTCAACGTGGAAGCCGGCAAATCGATTCACGCCTACAAAAATATCACCATGAATGAGCCGTATTTTGTCGGCCATTTTCCGCATCACCCGGTCATGCCTGGCGTCCTGATCATGGAAGCGCTGGCTCAAGCGGCTGGCATTCTTTCTTTCAAGACGATGGAATCCAAGCCTGATCCCAATTCGGTTTTCTACTTTGTCGGGATTGACGAGTGCCGCTTCAAGAAGCCGGTCATGCCTGGCGACCAATTGCATCTGCATGTCGAAATTCTTCGCCAGATGCGCGGCATCTGGAAGTACAAGGCGGAAGCTCGTGTCGATGGCCAGGTTGTTGCCGAAGCAACCTTGATGTGTGCCAAGCGGGATGTCTGA
- the lpxA gene encoding acyl-ACP--UDP-N-acetylglucosamine O-acyltransferase: MIHPTAIIDPGARIGANVEIGPFSLIGPNVEIGDNTVIGSHVVIKGHTRIGRDNRIFQFCSLGEVPQDKKYAGEPTRLEIGDRNTIREFCTFNLGTIQDVGVTKIGDDNWIMAYVHIAHDCQVGNKTTFANNAQLAGHVTVEDWAILGGYTGVHQFCRVGAHVMTAVGTVILQDVPPYLMAAGNTAQPYGINVEGLKRRGFTAESLLALKRAYRTLYKSGLLLEEAKAKLFEDAKTQPDVQRFVDFLEMSKRGIIR, encoded by the coding sequence ATGATCCATCCGACAGCCATCATCGATCCGGGTGCCAGAATCGGCGCCAATGTCGAGATCGGTCCTTTTTCCCTGATCGGCCCGAATGTCGAGATCGGTGACAACACCGTCATCGGTTCGCATGTCGTGATCAAGGGACATACCCGGATTGGCCGCGACAACCGGATTTTCCAGTTCTGTTCGCTTGGCGAAGTGCCGCAAGACAAAAAATACGCCGGTGAGCCGACGCGTCTGGAAATCGGCGACCGCAACACGATCCGCGAGTTTTGCACCTTCAACCTGGGTACTATCCAGGACGTAGGCGTGACCAAGATCGGTGACGATAACTGGATCATGGCCTATGTGCATATCGCGCACGATTGCCAGGTCGGCAACAAAACTACCTTCGCCAACAATGCGCAGCTGGCCGGACACGTGACTGTCGAAGACTGGGCAATTCTTGGTGGCTACACCGGGGTGCATCAGTTCTGTCGCGTCGGGGCGCATGTCATGACGGCTGTCGGTACGGTCATTCTTCAGGATGTCCCGCCCTATCTGATGGCGGCCGGGAATACTGCCCAGCCATACGGTATCAACGTTGAAGGGCTCAAGCGTCGTGGCTTCACGGCAGAATCCCTGCTTGCCTTGAAGCGGGCTTACCGGACGCTCTACAAGTCCGGTTTGTTGCTTGAAGAGGCGAAGGCCAAGTTGTTCGAGGATGCCAAGACTCAGCCCGATGTGCAGCGTTTTGTCGATTTCCTCGAGATGTCGAAGCGCGGCATCATTCGCTGA
- the lpxB gene encoding lipid-A-disaccharide synthase, which produces MAGVVRIAMVAGEPSGDLLASHLIAALKAKLPNAVFFGIGGPKMQGQGFDAWWPMESLSVMGYVDALKNYREISGIRRQLKKRLLDQRPDIFIGVDAPDFNLGLETSLKSAGVPTVHYVSPSIWAWRGGRIKKIGRAVNRVLALFPMEPPLYEKARIPVTYVGHPLADIIPMETNKRAVREKLQMPQDVPVFALLPGSRRGELEAMAETFVETARIIRERFLPNAQFVVPLTTRETRLQFEMAIYKQQAGDVPFRLLFGHAQDALGAADVSLVASGTATLEAALIKRPMVITYKIAKLSYWIMKRMAYQPFVGLPNVLAGREVVPEILQNQATPENLAEALIKLYEDKENAEAVAEAFTDIHYQLRQNTAEKAANAVIACLN; this is translated from the coding sequence ATGGCTGGCGTAGTGAGAATTGCGATGGTGGCCGGAGAGCCCTCAGGGGATCTGCTGGCCAGCCATTTGATTGCTGCGCTCAAGGCCAAGCTGCCGAATGCTGTTTTCTTCGGTATCGGCGGGCCGAAAATGCAAGGGCAGGGCTTTGATGCCTGGTGGCCGATGGAATCGCTGTCGGTCATGGGGTATGTCGATGCCTTGAAAAACTATCGTGAAATTTCAGGTATCCGGCGCCAACTCAAAAAGCGTCTGCTGGACCAGCGGCCGGATATTTTTATTGGTGTCGATGCGCCTGATTTCAACTTGGGTCTGGAAACCAGTTTGAAGTCTGCAGGGGTTCCAACCGTGCATTATGTCAGCCCCTCGATCTGGGCCTGGCGCGGCGGTCGCATCAAAAAAATCGGTCGCGCGGTCAACCGTGTTCTGGCGCTGTTTCCCATGGAGCCGCCGCTTTACGAAAAGGCCCGGATTCCGGTGACTTATGTCGGCCATCCGCTGGCCGACATCATCCCGATGGAAACCAACAAACGGGCTGTGCGCGAAAAGCTGCAGATGCCGCAGGATGTGCCGGTCTTCGCCTTGCTGCCCGGCAGTCGTCGCGGCGAACTTGAGGCAATGGCCGAAACTTTCGTCGAAACGGCGCGCATTATTCGCGAGCGTTTTTTGCCCAATGCACAGTTTGTCGTGCCGTTGACCACGCGTGAAACACGATTGCAGTTTGAAATGGCGATTTACAAGCAGCAAGCGGGTGATGTGCCGTTCCGCCTGCTCTTTGGTCACGCTCAGGACGCACTGGGTGCGGCGGATGTCTCGCTGGTCGCCAGCGGCACGGCGACGCTGGAAGCAGCCCTGATCAAGCGGCCCATGGTGATTACCTACAAAATTGCCAAGCTTTCCTACTGGATCATGAAACGTATGGCCTACCAGCCCTTTGTCGGCCTGCCCAATGTACTGGCCGGTCGTGAAGTCGTGCCGGAAATCCTTCAGAACCAGGCAACACCGGAAAATCTGGCCGAGGCACTGATCAAGTTGTATGAAGACAAGGAGAATGCCGAAGCCGTCGCCGAGGCGTTTACCGACATTCACTACCAGTTGCGTCAGAACACGGCGGAAAAGGCGGCCAATGCCGTCATTGCATGCTTGAACTGA
- the rnhB gene encoding ribonuclease HII — protein sequence MLELIIPPGLVCGIDEAGRGPLAGTVVAAAVILDPAKPILGLNDSKKLSEKKRDALAILIRERAVAWCVASASVEEIDRLNILHATMLAMQRAVAGLTVRPSSAMVDGNRCPSLDIPAEAVVKGDGKIASIAAASILAKTVRDGEMLALHAQYPQYGFDRHMGYPTAAHFAALEAHGASPVHRKSFGPVAKQLSLL from the coding sequence ATGCTTGAACTGATCATCCCGCCCGGCCTGGTTTGTGGCATTGACGAAGCCGGGCGCGGGCCGCTTGCCGGGACGGTGGTGGCTGCCGCCGTGATCCTTGATCCTGCCAAACCAATCCTCGGGCTGAACGACTCTAAAAAGCTCAGCGAGAAAAAGCGCGATGCTTTGGCCATCCTGATTCGCGAGCGTGCCGTCGCCTGGTGTGTGGCCTCGGCCTCGGTCGAGGAAATCGACCGCCTTAACATCCTGCATGCGACCATGCTGGCGATGCAGAGGGCTGTAGCTGGTTTGACAGTGCGGCCAAGCAGCGCGATGGTCGATGGCAACCGGTGTCCGTCCCTCGATATTCCGGCTGAAGCGGTCGTCAAAGGCGATGGCAAGATCGCCTCGATTGCCGCTGCCTCGATTCTCGCCAAAACCGTACGTGATGGTGAAATGCTGGCCTTGCACGCACAATATCCGCAATACGGTTTCGACCGGCACATGGGTTATCCGACCGCTGCGCATTTTGCCGCACTCGAAGCACATGGCGCATCGCCGGTACATCGCAAGAGTTTCGGGCCAGTCGCCAAACAGCTGTCGTTGCTATGA
- a CDS encoding RNA methyltransferase: protein MKLIQSRDNVFFKQLKKLAESGRERRKTGLTLLDGVHLVEAFEAARGPVETLVVAESALETDEISRLTAGRDIVVLADSLMREIGLVDTPSGLLAVVAQPKSLAAVDLENDAVLLDGVQDPGNVGTLLRTAAAAGVRQVLLSSACAAAWSPKVLRAGQGAHFVLDIVEDADLVAAVRDYRGTVAVTCLDGAVSLYEARWQAPLAWIFGAEGLGVSPELIAAADLRIKIPMPGAVESLNVGAAAAICLFEALRRRLD, encoded by the coding sequence ATGAAACTGATTCAGTCACGCGATAACGTTTTCTTCAAGCAACTCAAGAAACTCGCCGAGTCCGGTCGGGAAAGACGCAAGACTGGCCTGACGTTGCTTGATGGCGTACATCTGGTTGAGGCTTTTGAGGCTGCACGTGGCCCGGTGGAAACGCTGGTGGTCGCCGAATCAGCGCTGGAAACTGACGAAATTTCCCGGTTGACCGCAGGGCGCGACATCGTTGTTCTGGCGGATAGCCTGATGCGCGAAATTGGCTTGGTTGATACACCGAGTGGCTTGTTGGCCGTTGTTGCCCAGCCGAAATCGCTTGCCGCGGTCGACCTCGAAAATGATGCTGTTTTGCTCGATGGTGTGCAGGATCCGGGCAATGTCGGCACGCTGTTGCGCACGGCTGCTGCCGCTGGGGTCCGGCAAGTGCTGCTGTCGAGTGCCTGTGCCGCAGCCTGGTCGCCGAAAGTCCTGCGTGCCGGGCAGGGGGCTCATTTTGTGCTCGATATCGTCGAGGATGCCGATCTTGTCGCGGCTGTCCGCGATTATCGCGGTACGGTTGCCGTGACTTGCCTGGATGGTGCCGTTTCTCTTTATGAAGCTCGTTGGCAAGCGCCTCTGGCCTGGATCTTCGGTGCCGAAGGCCTGGGCGTCAGTCCTGAGCTGATCGCTGCTGCCGACCTGCGCATCAAGATTCCCATGCCGGGTGCCGTCGAGTCGCTCAATGTCGGTGCTGCTGCGGCGATTTGTCTTTTCGAGGCTCTGCGCCGCCGGCTTGATTGA